A window of Ictidomys tridecemlineatus isolate mIctTri1 chromosome 1, mIctTri1.hap1, whole genome shotgun sequence contains these coding sequences:
- the Tppp gene encoding tubulin polymerization-promoting protein isoform X1, giving the protein MGCNMADSKAKPAKAANRTPPKSPGDPARDKATKRLSLESEGASEGAAAAPELSALEEAFRRFAVHGDTRATGKEMHGKNWSKLCKDCHVIDGKNVTVTDVDIVFSKIKGKSCRTITFEQFQEALEELAKKRFKDKSSEEAVREVHRLIEGRAPVISGVTKAVSSPTVSRLTDTTKFTGSHKERFDPSGKGKGKAGRVDLVDESGYVPGYKHAGTYDQKVQGGK; this is encoded by the exons caACATGGCTGACAGCAAGGCCAAGCCTGCCAAAGCAGCCAACAGGACACCCCCCAAGTCCCCAGGGGACCCTGCCAGGGACAAGGCGACCAAGAGGCTGTCACTGGAATCAGAGGGCGCCAGCGAGGGGGCGGCCGCTGCCCCAGAGCTCAGTGCGCTGGAGGAGGCCTTCCGGCGGTTCGCGGTCCATGGGGACACCCGGGCCACTGGGAAGGAGATGCACGGCAAGAACTGGTCCAAGCTGTGCAAGGACTGTCATGTGATTGACGGGAAGAACGTGACCGTCACAGATGTGGACATCGTCTTCAGTAAGATCAA GGGGAAGTCCTGCCGGACCATCACCTTCGAGCAGTTCCAGGAGGCGCTGGAGGAGCTGGCCAAGAAGCGATTCAAGGACAAGAGCAGCGAGGAGGCGGTTCGCGAGGTGCACCGGCTCATTGAGGGCCGTGCGCCCGTCATCTCAGGGGTCACG AAAGCCGTGTCCTCGCCCACCGTGTCGCGGCTCACGGACACGACCAAGTTTACGGGCTCCCACAAGGAGCGCTTCGATCCATCGGGCAAGGGCAAGGGCAAGGCTGGCCGCGTGGACCTGGTGGATGAGTCAGGCTACGTGCCTGGCTATAAGCACGCAGGCACCTATGACCAGAAGGTGCAGGGGGGCAAGTAG
- the Tppp gene encoding tubulin polymerization-promoting protein isoform X2, with translation MADSKAKPAKAANRTPPKSPGDPARDKATKRLSLESEGASEGAAAAPELSALEEAFRRFAVHGDTRATGKEMHGKNWSKLCKDCHVIDGKNVTVTDVDIVFSKIKGKSCRTITFEQFQEALEELAKKRFKDKSSEEAVREVHRLIEGRAPVISGVTKAVSSPTVSRLTDTTKFTGSHKERFDPSGKGKGKAGRVDLVDESGYVPGYKHAGTYDQKVQGGK, from the exons ATGGCTGACAGCAAGGCCAAGCCTGCCAAAGCAGCCAACAGGACACCCCCCAAGTCCCCAGGGGACCCTGCCAGGGACAAGGCGACCAAGAGGCTGTCACTGGAATCAGAGGGCGCCAGCGAGGGGGCGGCCGCTGCCCCAGAGCTCAGTGCGCTGGAGGAGGCCTTCCGGCGGTTCGCGGTCCATGGGGACACCCGGGCCACTGGGAAGGAGATGCACGGCAAGAACTGGTCCAAGCTGTGCAAGGACTGTCATGTGATTGACGGGAAGAACGTGACCGTCACAGATGTGGACATCGTCTTCAGTAAGATCAA GGGGAAGTCCTGCCGGACCATCACCTTCGAGCAGTTCCAGGAGGCGCTGGAGGAGCTGGCCAAGAAGCGATTCAAGGACAAGAGCAGCGAGGAGGCGGTTCGCGAGGTGCACCGGCTCATTGAGGGCCGTGCGCCCGTCATCTCAGGGGTCACG AAAGCCGTGTCCTCGCCCACCGTGTCGCGGCTCACGGACACGACCAAGTTTACGGGCTCCCACAAGGAGCGCTTCGATCCATCGGGCAAGGGCAAGGGCAAGGCTGGCCGCGTGGACCTGGTGGATGAGTCAGGCTACGTGCCTGGCTATAAGCACGCAGGCACCTATGACCAGAAGGTGCAGGGGGGCAAGTAG